One part of the Phaenicophaeus curvirostris isolate KB17595 chromosome 2, BPBGC_Pcur_1.0, whole genome shotgun sequence genome encodes these proteins:
- the BUB1 gene encoding mitotic checkpoint serine/threonine-protein kinase BUB1: MEAAARCYEAQIQNYQGTDPLEPWDRYMQWVEGCLPLPEKQSRLPSLLEQLVKVFLSDKRYHQDPRFVNYCIKLAEFISSPCQYFDYLYGQGIGAKASNFYVAWAQQLVNEGNVQYARTVLQKGLHNQAQPRENLQQLYCWLQNYDPGNPPLQGSAVIKPLQTSHAANQMAPQKSVSNLNDPVYSCKNQGPDSASAQVCSTGAREEVKYITFISKSEVLPKSSSAVVECEQVAMYDKNLLVCEGSELSFEELRAKRYFKKYERFRRQQELEEEERDCTRKKESAVLELQALQQKLEQLTQLTKNLEETRLEPASTTSAEPNKTVVHPHVTSSAALQQNWMASCQSSDLQSIQGLVPNQPRSSTSSSTALPLQSVNPVGHWMTSTSLWEATHKNDAVKTQPELGELHNKLLHPPFNNALAQERTHPDSALSWSAGEQHPNKTTTGLTASADVKEASRAGNSSFASGNASQATPNTSLGGAMQATPFKVQPSPTVHTKEALGFLMGMFQTPILPEPYPLEESEEQFEIFCRKSDPDGSPKPDVVAPVVPAFSIFEDENEKENSGIPQHKNKLEELRTFGKRPLTDCTVSAEEETGTAEFLRDDYTVWNVPSSNKTLAPSPNNTKDFARAAQLVSTPFNYLSGRSRRALEDKACRDDLQMDLEFSEDLRNQKKAKKLSPALEHFAEQGMLQENVLKQGNGVQGIAIVSPQRLHEQTAMSRTEHSSSIGVDKISHENLSGTGQDRTALSVRPAVLVENPWDKELICKFLSELPKPLHTYANYFEWRSTLPSIRLKADLPLGSTSFHVDCLVGEGAFAQVYQASFLDANNSKNNQKVIFKVQKPANPWEFYIATQLAERLNPSICHLYTHFYSAHFFQNGSILVGELHNYGTLLNTINIYKKLPEKVMPQALVVYFAVKILHMVEELHSCKIIHGDIKPDNFILGERFLDNDTCDIDGLSHGLALIDFGQSIDMKLFPEGTAFTAKCETSGFQCIEMLTQKPWNYQTDYFGVAATVYCMLFGTYMRVKNENGIWKPEGAFRRLANADLWKEFFESMLNIPSCQSLPSLGVLRKRLKDLFCKSYEKEIKFLWNRLVVLLIEHKRSRK, translated from the exons ATGGAGGCGGCCGCGCG GTGCTATGAAGCTCAGATCCAGAATTACCAAGGGACTGACCCACTCGAGCCATGGGACAG GTACATGCAGTGGGTAGAGGGATGTCTTCCCCTACCAGAAAAACAAAGCCGCTTACCCAGCCTCCTGGAGCAGCTTGTGAAGGTGTTCTTAAGCGACAAGAGGTACCACCAAGATCCACGATTTGTTAATTACTGTATTAAGCTG GCAGAGTTCATCAGTTCTCCTTGCCAGTATTTTGACTACCTGTATGGACAGGGGATTGGTGCAAAGGCATCGAACTTCTATGTTGCTTGGGCTCAGCAGCttgtaaatgaaggcaacgtgcAGTATGCCAGAACTGTCCTTCAAAAAGGACTTCACAACCAAGCACAGCCCCGAGAGAACTTGCAACAGCTGTATTG CTGGCTACAGAATTATGATCCTGGGAATCCTCCTTTGCAAG GTTCTGCTGTTATAAAACCACTTCAAACTTCACATGCTGCAAATCAAATGGCTCCTCAAAAAAGTGTTTCAAATCTTAATGACCCAGTGTACTCTTGCAAAAATCAG GGTCCTGATTCTGCTAGTGCTCAGGTTTGTTCTACTGGTGCAAGAGAAGAAGT aaagTACATTACGTTCATCTCCAAATCTGAAGTTCTTCCTAAGTCATCATCTGCTGTTGTTGAATGTGAGCAGGTTGCAATGTATGATAAAAACCTGCTTGTATGTGAAGGCTCTGAACTTTCATTTGAGGAGCTAAGAGCCAAGAGATACTTCAAGAAATATGAGCGCTTCAGAAGACAGCAAGAATTGG aagaagaagagagagactGCACAAGGAAAAAAGAGTCGGCTGTCCTTGAACTGCAAGCCCTGCAGCAGAAGCTGGAACAGCTCACCCAGCTCACCAAAAACCTGGAGGAAACTAGACTGGAACCAGCATCTACAACATCAGCTGAACCAAATAAGACTGTG GTGCATCCACATGTGACATCCAGTGCAGCTCTACAGCAGAACTGGATGGCATCTTGTCAAAGTTCAGATTTGCAAAGCATTCAAGGTCTGGTGCCAAACCAGCCTCGCTCAAGTACTTCATCATCCACTGCTCTTCCACTGCAGTCAGTGAATCCTGTTGGCCACTGGATGACATCAACCTCCCTGTGGGAAGCAACACATAAGAATGATGCAGTCAAAACTCAGCCAGAGCTTGGAGAACTCCACAACAAGTTGTTACACCCTCCATTCAATAATGCTTTGGCTCAGGAACGGACACATCCTGACTCGGCTCTGAGCTGGAGCGCTGGAGAACA GCATCCTAACAAGACAACCACTGGACTAACTGCTTCTGCAGATGTAAAAGAAG CATCTAGAGCTGgaaattcttcctttgcttctgGAAATGCTTCTCAAGCTACTCCAAACACCTCACTGGGAGGAGCAATGCAGGCAACGCCCTTCAAAGTGCAACCTTCACCTACAGTTCATACAAAAGAAGCATTGG gatttctCATGGGTATGTTTCAAACACCCATCTTGCCTGAACCATATCCTCTTGAAGAAAGCGAGGAGCAATTTGAAATCTTTTGCAGAAAAAGTG atCCTGATGGAAGTCCAAAACCAGATGTTGTTGCCCCTGTCGTGCCTGCATTTTCTATCTTTGAAGAtgagaatgaaaaagagaacagtgg GATCCCACAGCATAAAAACAAACTGGAAGAGCTCAGAACTTTTGGAAAACGGCCTTTGACTGACTGTACAGTGAGTGCAGAA GAAGAAACAGGGACAGCAGAGTTCTTGAGGGATGATTATACGGTGTGGAATGTACCAAGTAGCAATAAAACTTTAGCTCCCAGTCCAAACAACACAAAAGACTTCGCGCGAGCTGCCCAGCTTGTATCAACACCATTTAATTACCTGTCAGGTCGTTCACGACGTGCTTTGGAGGACAAAG CCTGTAGGGATGACTTGCAAATGGATTTGGAGTTTTCTGAAGATCTGCGTAATCAGAAAAAAGCCAAGAAGCTGAG CCCTGCTCTTGAACACTTTGCAGAACAAGGAATGCTTCAAGAAAATGTCTTGAAACAAGGAAATGGAGTTCAAGGAATTGCTATAGTTTCTCCTCAAAGATTACACGAGCAGACTGCCATGAGCAGAACTGAACATTCCTCATCTATTGGAGTGGACAAAATTTCCCATGAAAACCTGTCTGGAACTGGGCAGGACAGGACAGCTCTGAGCGTTAGACCTGCAG TCCTTGTTGAGAACCCTTGGGATAAGGAATTGATTTGCAAGTTCTTATCAGAGCTTCCTAAACCACTCCACACCTATGCCAACTACTTTGAATGGAGATCCACTCTTCCATCCATCAGACTGAAAGCTGACCTCCCACTGG GTTCCACCTCATTCCATGTGGACTGCTTGGTGGGAGAGGGAGCTTTTGCTCAAGTTTATCAGGCTTCCTTTCTGGATGCAAATAACTCTAAGAACAATCAGAAAGTAATATTCAAG GTCCAGAAGCCTGCCAACCCCTGGGAGTTCTATATAGCAACACAGCTAGCAGAAAGGCTCAATCCAAGCATATGCCATCTCTACACCCACTTTTATTCTGcccatttctttcaaaatggaaGCATTTTGGTTGGAGAGCTCCACAACTATGGAACATTGCTG AATACCATAAACATTTACAAAAAGCTTCCTGAGAAGGTGATGCCTCAAGCACTTGTAGTCTACTTTGCTGTAAAAATTCTTCATATGGTGGAAGAGCTCCACAGCTGCAAAATCATTCATGGTGACATTAAGCCTGACAATTTCATACTTGGAGAAAG GTTTCTGGACAATGATACTTGTGACATAGATGGTCTCTCTCATGGCCTGGCGCTCATTGACTTCGGACAGAGTATAGACATGAAACTGTTTCCTGAAGGAACGGCATTTACTGCAAAGTGCGAAACATCTGGATTTCAGTGCATTGAAATGCTGACTCAGAAACCGTGGAATTACCAG ACAGACTACTTTGGCGTTGCGGCAACGGTCTACTGTATGCTCTTTGGTACCTACATGCGAGTGAAGAATGAAAATGGTATCTGGAAGCCTGAGGGAGCCTTCAGAAG GCTTGCCAATGCTGACCTGTGGAAAGAGTTCTTTGAGAGCATGCTGAACATCCCCAGCTGCCAGAGCCTGCCTTCTCTAGGAGTTCTGCGCAAAAGGCTGAAGGACTTATTTTGCAAGTCAtatgagaaggaaataaagttCCTTTGGAACAGACTGGTTGTGTTGCTCATAGAACACAAGCGGTCACGAAAATAA